CTGGGCGCAAGCGCCAAGAAAATGATGGGTTCTTACAAGACAATCCAACACCCTGATATAGCTATCCTGCTCCTGGGGAGTTTCGTGGCATTCGTCGTAGCTATGTTTGCAATCAAGGCCTTTATCGGTTTCCTAAAACAATATGGTTTTAAATGGTTCGGGTATTATCGTATAGTCGTTGGGGTAACTTTAGCTGTTATTGCATTTATCATGAAAATCAACATGTAAAAACTTTACGAAAACGTATTCGTTTCTTTTTTTTAAAACGAGCATTTCATTCGCTGAAATAGATATCTCCGGTTTATCATACATCAATATTATGAAAAAGCCTGTCAAACAGCTATGGTCAAAAGGCCTTCGTTTCTTTATCGCCTTTCTCCTTGCATTTCACTTTCTATTACCGATGAGCGCATTTCCAGATGCGGACAGATTGAAAAATTTCCCTGCACAGGTTGTGATTGAAGATATTATCCATGTCCCAACAGGCCAAAAGATACCGTTCTCTGCCCTTTCCAGTTTCTTTGATTGTGCCAGCGTCCTCTATGTAGGTGAAACCCACGCCAACAAGGCATCCCATCAGGTACAGTTAAAAATTTTAAAGGCTCATTATGAGAGATTCGGAAGTAAGTTAGCTATTGGTATGGAGATGTTTACCAGACCCTATCAACCTTTTTTAGACCAGTGGGTCGCAGGTGAGATTGATGAGAAAAAATTTTTAGAAGATACCCGATGGTATGGGGAGTGGGGATTTGACTATGCCTTGTATAAAGAGATCCTGGACTTCGCAAGGGAAAAGAAAATCCCCGTAATTGCCTTAAACGCACCAAAGGAAGTAGTAACCATGGTGAGGACAAAGGGATTAATAGATTTAAGCGAGGAGGAGAAAAAACTCTTGCCGGAAATCGATACCTCCGATTTCTTCCACAGATTCTATCTGGAAAAAGTCTTGCCAGAGCTTGTAAAACGAATGGCCAATATTGAGAGATTTGACAACGTACAATGTCTATGGGAAGAGTATATGGCGCAGATCATAACGGACTATTTGTCCTCGTGGGAGGGGAAAGACAGAAAGTTTCTTGCCTTTGTAGGAAATGGTCATATCATTTATGATTTTGGTATTCCCAAAAGGGTATTTCGACGCGCCTTCTTGCCATACTACACAATTTATACAACTGAATTTAAAGATGGCAAGCCGACAGCCCAACACCTGTTTATGCCGGAGATACCATTAGAACCCGCCGATTTCGTCTGGGCTATTGCCCCCCTTGAACCTGAGAAAAAACGGGTTTATCTGGGTGTCCGGTTTCAAAAGAGAGACGACAATAAACTGGTCATAGAAAAAATAACACCGAAAAGTCCGGCTGAAAAGACAGGATTCCTGGAAGGCGATGTTATTTTGTCAATTGACCACAAAGCAGTAAAAAATGCCATGGAACTTATTCATTACCTT
The sequence above is a segment of the Candidatus Brocadia sp. genome. Coding sequences within it:
- a CDS encoding PDZ domain-containing protein — its product is MKKPVKQLWSKGLRFFIAFLLAFHFLLPMSAFPDADRLKNFPAQVVIEDIIHVPTGQKIPFSALSSFFDCASVLYVGETHANKASHQVQLKILKAHYERFGSKLAIGMEMFTRPYQPFLDQWVAGEIDEKKFLEDTRWYGEWGFDYALYKEILDFAREKKIPVIALNAPKEVVTMVRTKGLIDLSEEEKKLLPEIDTSDFFHRFYLEKVLPELVKRMANIERFDNVQCLWEEYMAQIITDYLSSWEGKDRKFLAFVGNGHIIYDFGIPKRVFRRAFLPYYTIYTTEFKDGKPTAQHLFMPEIPLEPADFVWAIAPLEPEKKRVYLGVRFQKRDDNKLVIEKITPKSPAEKTGFLEGDVILSIDHKAVKNAMELIHYLQTKRFGDTCIVEIDRDGTKITYAVTLFEFEREEK